The window ATTCCATCCACTCGCCCGTGCTTCAGATACTTTAGATTCTCCGTTAGTTGAGTCCTCAAGCAGTGCTGAAGTTCTATTTCGTCCTTGCTCCGTGGGTTGTGCGGTTCTCGTTTCAAGAAATTACATAGTGTGCCGATAATCAATCTGGAGCGGCAACAGCTTTATATGTTGGATGCCAAGAAACTGTCTCTTATTTTTTAAGCTGAATTATCCAATTTACTTTGGGGACTTGCAGTTAGACCAATAAGAGAAAATGAACGAGTGAAATGGGGAAAAATGAAAAACACAAAATTAGTTTTAGGTGTTATGCTGATTCTTGGATTAGCAACGGGCACAAGCCTGATGGCGGCAAATAACAGCCTGGATTTTGACGGAAGTGATGACAACGTCAACTGCGGGACGATCGACCTGAGCGGATCAGCAATTACGCTGCAGGCATGGATTAAGCCCGGGTCATTTAAAAGCGCTTCCCCTTATATCTCGAATATAGTGGGAGAGGAAGCTTCTGGGCACACCGCGCTTCTGAGACTTGGAGACGCAGCGTTGGCCAACAACAAGCTACAGTTTGTTTTGAACATAGGTAGTAGTGAAACAAAACTGGACGGAAGTACCGCATTAAGCGCTGATGTCTGGTACCATGTTGCCGCCACCTATGATGGCAGTAATATGCGAATCTACATCAATGGAATAGAGGATGCTTCGCAGGCGCAGACCGGTTCGTTCACTGCAAACACCACGTTTTATATTAGCTATCCTAGTGGTGGTACTCGCGCTTTTGACGGCCAGATCGACGAAGTGCGTGCATGGAATACTGCGAGATCACAAACAAATATTCGACAAGGTATGTACCGGGAAATGCCTACTGAAAGTACTATGATTTTGTACTACAAATTCAATGAAACTACGGGCACAACAACAGACAATGCAGAAGGAACTTCTGCTTATGACGGAACTCTTAATGGAAGTATGACTAACGACGACTGGGTCACTTCCCCAGCATTTTTTGGTCCAAAAAATAATTTAGATTTTGATGGAGGAACTATTGCAAGCGGGAGTCCTGATTATGCTTCAAAAAGCTCGAATGTTACATCAAATACAGATAATTTTACAATGATGGCTTGGGCTAAGCCGGATGTTGT of the Candidatus Neomarinimicrobiota bacterium genome contains:
- a CDS encoding LamG domain-containing protein; its protein translation is MKNTKLVLGVMLILGLATGTSLMAANNSLDFDGSDDNVNCGTIDLSGSAITLQAWIKPGSFKSASPYISNIVGEEASGHTALLRLGDAALANNKLQFVLNIGSSETKLDGSTALSADVWYHVAATYDGSNMRIYINGIEDASQAQTGSFTANTTFYISYPSGGTRAFDGQIDEVRAWNTARSQTNIRQGMYREMPTESTMILYYKFNETTGTTTDNAEGTSAYDGTLNGSMTNDDWVTSPAFFGPKNNLDFDGGTIASGSPDYASKSSNVTSNTDNFTMMAWAKPDVVSNGSGGWRCIAYNGDDAGGWGIGIESSKVTGLFGAIKYNRTNEVLTADNWYHITMRRSSGTVQFFLNGELLDYSDATAPNSPSSNFTIGNM